The DNA window TTTCAAATCAATATTCCAATTTTTGACGGCTTTGCGGCGCGCGCAGCGGTGCAACAAACCGAGAGTGCTCTAAAACAGGTTGAGTTAGGTGGAACGCAAATGAAAGTTGGTGTTGAGTTTGAAGTGCGGACTGCGTATCTGAATCTTCGTGGGGCGTCAACGATTATTGATGTTCAGCGTGAGTCTGTTGCGCAAGCGCAGGAGAGTGTTCGCATTGCGAATCTGCAATTTCAGAACGGTATTATTACCACAGTCGCCCTGACGGATACGCAGCTTGCTTTGACCCAGGCAGAAGTTAACCGCCTGCAGGCGCATCACGATTACATTGTCGGTTTAGCGAGACTCGAAAAAGCGATAGGACAAAAACTACAATAAACACAAAACTCTTAACGGTGTCGGAATGTAAATCAAGGGCATCTTGCTGATTTTTCACCTAACGCTACAGATCCCCAGTTACGTCCGGATCCACCGAAAACCATCGTAAAGCGCTTAGGGGCTGGCTAACCCAGCCCCTACAGAGCGATGCCCAGGGGACCAGAGTCTAAAAATGAAGAAAGTACTGATTGGTATACTCATAGTATTCGCGATAGCCGTGGTAATTAGCCTACCACGGTTTCTAAAACCAGAAAAACCTGAAATTCAACAGGCACAAGCTATAGTCCTGAAGCCGGTGGAAGTTACAAAAGCAGCACGTGGAGAGATTCGTTCGGAACTCGAATTGTCCGGCACTATTCAAGCCGAATCACAAATCAGCGTTTTTCCGAAAGTCGCAGGGCGGCTTGTTGCCCTAAACGTAGATGAGGGCGACAGTGTAAAAAAAGGCACATCTCTTGCGGTGGTAGAGCATGAGGAACTGCAACTCGCCGTGCAGCAAGCCGAAGCCACGCTGAAAGCCGCAGAAACGGCTCATGAACAAACAAAGCAGCTCGCCGAAGTGCGTGTAAACTCGCAGATTGCGCAGGCGAAAGCGCAGTTTCGCGCCGCAGAGATTGCGCTACAACAGGTGGTCGACCTCTCTGAAATCCGAACCGTCACGCAAATAGAGCAGGCAGAAGCCGCATTGGAATCTCTTGTTGCGAACCTTCAGAAAATCAAAAGCGGTGCGCGTGATGAAGACCGGCGACAAGCCGAGGCAGGATTGAGTCGAGCCGAGGCGAACCTTGAGAACGCTAAAAGCACTCACGAACGCATGACGCAACTCTTTGAAAATGGCGCAATTAGTCAGCAATCCGTTGAAAGTGCGAAGACACAGTTAGACGTTGCCGTCGCTCAACATAAAATCGCTTCTGAACAACTGCAACTGATCGATAACGGTGCGCGGACTGAGGATATTCAAGCCATGGCGGCACAAGTTGAGCAGGCAGAAGCCTCCTTACGACTCGCAGAGACCCAGGCAGCCACGAAGACATGGGAGAAAGACATTGAACTTGCGCGTTCCCAAGTCGAAACCGCCCGGGCTGGACTCATCTCTGCGGAGGCTTTAAAGACTGCGAAAAGTTGGGAAGCCGAGATAACATCAGCGAAAACCGCACGCACGCAAGCCGAGGTTGCGCTGAAGCTTGCTCAAAAACGTCTGAATGACGCTACGATTCGCGCCCCGATTTCCGGTGTGATCTCCAGACGCTCCTTGGATTTAGGCGGTATGGCACTTCCTGCGACACCCCTTTTTGACATCGTTAATATTGATACCGTCAAAGCAACTATTGAGGTGATTGAAGTCCAGTTAAGCCAATTGGCACTCAATCAACAAGCCTCCATAGAGATTGATGGTATAGATGCCCAGATGTCCGGTAGTATTACTTTTATTAGTCCAACGCTAACACCGGCGCGTCGGACGGCTACGGTTGAAGTCGATATTGACAATCTGGACGGCACTCTTAAACCGGGAATGTTTGCCAAGGTGACCGTCCCGATCAAAGTGCATCCTGATACGATTCTCATCTCGCGTGCTGCGCTGATTGAGGATGTGAATGCCACCACGCAGAGCGTCTTCGTCATTGAGAATGGGGTCAGTCAGCGGCGTGTTGTAGAGATAGGTCTTTTGCGTGCCGGTGAAGCTGAAGTCCTGAGTGGGCTTATCGAAGGCGAAGCGGTTGTCACTGCTGGACAACATTCTCTAAAACAGGGGGAAAGTGTTAGAGTCGTTAATCCGTAGAGGCTGCAAAAAAGGACTTGATAAATTAACGAGATAGGTGTAGCATGGTTGGATAAATAGAGTTATTTAGGGTGAAACTTACAATTATCTTTGCATCTACCCTTAACGAGGAAACGTTTATAGTGGGGAAAACCCCTCATTGCCCGTCGTAGGAAAAAAGTGTCAAAGTATTTTCTGATTCACCATAGTTTGCCGTTCTGAGTTCGAGAAAGGGGTTGCCAACGACAT is part of the Candidatus Poribacteria bacterium genome and encodes:
- a CDS encoding efflux RND transporter periplasmic adaptor subunit — encoded protein: MKKVLIGILIVFAIAVVISLPRFLKPEKPEIQQAQAIVLKPVEVTKAARGEIRSELELSGTIQAESQISVFPKVAGRLVALNVDEGDSVKKGTSLAVVEHEELQLAVQQAEATLKAAETAHEQTKQLAEVRVNSQIAQAKAQFRAAEIALQQVVDLSEIRTVTQIEQAEAALESLVANLQKIKSGARDEDRRQAEAGLSRAEANLENAKSTHERMTQLFENGAISQQSVESAKTQLDVAVAQHKIASEQLQLIDNGARTEDIQAMAAQVEQAEASLRLAETQAATKTWEKDIELARSQVETARAGLISAEALKTAKSWEAEITSAKTARTQAEVALKLAQKRLNDATIRAPISGVISRRSLDLGGMALPATPLFDIVNIDTVKATIEVIEVQLSQLALNQQASIEIDGIDAQMSGSITFISPTLTPARRTATVEVDIDNLDGTLKPGMFAKVTVPIKVHPDTILISRAALIEDVNATTQSVFVIENGVSQRRVVEIGLLRAGEAEVLSGLIEGEAVVTAGQHSLKQGESVRVVNP